Proteins from one Desulfitobacterium chlororespirans DSM 11544 genomic window:
- a CDS encoding helix-turn-helix domain-containing protein, with translation MARSTKIALENRDKYIALELNIAYYRKREGMTQDQLAEKAGMSRSYLGEIEAPNMITTMSLEVLFNIANVLRIKPSKLLEFRD, from the coding sequence ATGGCCAGAAGTACAAAAATTGCCCTTGAAAACAGAGATAAATATATAGCTCTTGAATTGAATATTGCCTATTATCGCAAGAGGGAGGGCATGACTCAAGATCAACTTGCGGAAAAGGCCGGGATGAGCCGTTCTTATCTTGGCGAGATAGAAGCTCCCAATATGATAACAACGATGTCATTGGAAGTATTGTTCAATATTGCGAACGTGCTGCGCATAAAGCCATCTAAGTTGCTTGAATTTAGGGACTAA
- a CDS encoding TIGR04076 family protein, translating into MKKVKISVIRKEFYPEFADEYLTDGAEVGPCLLLNVGDEFIYDGGAEMPLNFCPWAWIDIYRGVNALSAGASYVPWNKKDGLQILCCTDGIRPVIFKVESLDD; encoded by the coding sequence GTGAAAAAAGTAAAGATTTCAGTTATAAGAAAAGAGTTTTATCCTGAATTTGCTGATGAATATCTGACAGATGGTGCCGAGGTAGGACCGTGTTTGCTTTTAAATGTAGGTGATGAATTCATCTATGATGGAGGTGCTGAAATGCCTCTGAATTTTTGCCCCTGGGCCTGGATTGATATTTATCGCGGCGTAAACGCGTTGTCAGCGGGTGCTTCTTATGTTCCTTGGAATAAAAAAGATGGTCTGCAGATATTATGCTGCACAGATGGTATCCGCCCTGTTATTTTTAAGGTTGAATCACTTGATGATTGA